The proteins below come from a single Garra rufa chromosome 3, GarRuf1.0, whole genome shotgun sequence genomic window:
- the eml3 gene encoding echinoderm microtubule-associated protein-like 2 isoform X1: MDGSTNSLDDVSAESSTEFPDRLSLMEVRLQAQEDEITLLKSSLADALRKLRLHDQQIPLLKQQLIAVNPAAARVLNQSWNVDGFSKSCRLSTSSLDGFHHSSNSHISNTAENGEAGAKTVFSHKPSTSERCTQTEPWILNHETVQLALTRADQCLSLEDALPESGPFADETLTKLRREEEDADEYERGKDQTWSSIVEETIQPTTVRTLQQQQSKGSEDSQGSSPQTPTSSSPAPPKEPTSSPHGGPLSPIREGEKMLVRRNSEKSRDSQDKTKQRLSKKAASSTNLLTRSPSLESRAKDLISSTGSQGSRRGTQSQSIKMFIRGRPITMYIPSNILNYEELKMDLPSQKLDLDWVYGYRGRDCRANLYLLPSGEAVYFIACVVVLYHFNSQTQRHYQKHTDCVRCLAIHPDKVRVASGQTAGVDKDGKPLQPFVHIWDSKTLVTLQKIGLGTFERGVGALAFSSSDGGTFLCVIDDSNEHMLSVWDWNKNIKHTEVKSTNEAVLAVDFSLTDTNNIISCGKSHVYFWTMSAGTLTKKQGIFGKYKKPKFVLCFVFSLTGDVLTGDSEGNILTWGKSAADIKTLGKGAKETFQIMKQTRAHEGSVFAMCVLQGGAILSGGGKDRKIIRWSADLAPERECEISEKFGAVRTIADVDGEELLVGTTRNAILRGTFSDGFVAIVQGHVDEMWGLATHPTQNIFLSCGNDRQVCVWNAEDHKLDWCTTLEESGLCADFSPNGAVVSVGLSTGRWVVLDLQTKEVVLDLIDGNEQLSVMRYSPDGSFLAVGSHDNFIYIYSVTEGGRRYTRFGKCTGHSSFITHLDWSKDGKYIMSNSGDYEILYWDVASGCKLLRNRFESKDREWASYTCVLGFHVMGVWLEGSDGTDINALCRSHSERMVAVADDFCKVHLFQYPCPKPKAPSYKYEGHGSHVTNVRFTHNDSHLLSMGGKDTCILQWRVKGTGIGDHPKEHLASSSSLYSSSSSPENGT, encoded by the exons TTAACCCTGCTGCAGCTCGAGTGTTAAATCAGTCCTGGAATGTGGATGGATTCTCTAAATCTTGCAGACTGTCTACAAGCTCTCTTGATGGATTTCATCACTCATCCAACAG CCATATCTCAAACACAGCTGAAAACGGGGAGGCCGGGGCTAAAACCGTTTTCAGCCACAAACCGAGCACTAGCGAGAGGTGCACTCAAACTGAACCGTGGATCCTTAATCACGAGACTGTCCAGCTGGCCCTGACACGGGCTGACCAGTGTCTCTCCCTAGAGGATGCATTACCTGAAAGCGGCCCGTTCGCTGATGAAACCCTGACTAAGCTTCGCAGAGAGGAGGAAGATGCTGATGAATACGAAAGGGGGAAAGACCAGACCTGGAGCTCCATAGTAGAAGAAACCATCCAGCCCACCACAGTCAGAACCCTTCAGCAACAACAGAGCAAAGGCAGCGAGGACAGCCAGGGTTCAAGCCCTCAAACGCCAACATCCTCCTCGCCCGCACCTCCAAAAGAGCCGACATCCAGCCCACACGGAGGCCCTTTGTCCCCCATTCGGGAGGGAGAGAAAATGCT GGTGAGGAGGAACAGTGAGAAAAGCAGAGACTCCCAAGATAAGACCAAACAGCGGCTTTCTAAGAAAGCAGCCTCCTCTACGAACTTACTCACACGATCTCCAAGTCTGGAAAG CCGGGCAAAAGACCTTATCTCCAGTACAG GATCTCAGGGGTCCAGGAGAGGAACTCAGA GTCAGTCTATCAAGATGTTCATCCGTGGACGACCAATTACCATGTACATTCCTTCAAACATTCTAAACTACGAGGAGCTGAAAATGGATCTCCCCTCACAGAAGCTGGACCTGGATTGGGT TTATGGTTACCGGGGACGGGACTGTCGAGCAAACCTTTACCTGTTGCCGTCTGGAGAAGCAGTTTATTTTATTGCGTGCGTGGTTGTTCTGTATCATTTTAACAGCCAAACACAAAGACATTATCAGAAACACACAGACTGTGTCAGATG TCTTGCCATCCACCCCGACAAGGTGCGTGTAGCATCTGGACAGACAGCGGGAGTAGACAAAGATGGCAAG CCTCTTCAGCCCTTTGTCCACATCTGGGACTCCAAAACGCTAGTGACACTGCAAAAGATCGGCCTCGGCACATTTGAGCGAGGTGTCGGAGCTTTAGCATTTTCCAGTTCA GATGGTGGTACATTCCTGTGTGTGATTGACGATTCCAATGAACACATGCTTTCTGTATGGGACTGGAATAAAAACATAAAGCATACTGAAGTCAAG AGCACTAATGAGGCAGTCTTGGCTGTGGACTTCAGCCTAACAGACACCAACAACATCATCTCCTGTGGCAAGTCCCACGTCTACTTCTGGACCATGAGCGCTGGCACGCTGACCAAGAAACAGGGCATCTTTGGA AAATACAAAAAGCCCAAGTTTGTCCTGTGCTTCGTGTTCAGTCTTACGGGTGATGTGTTGACGGGAGACTCCGAAGGGAACATTCTCACATGGGGAAAATCAGCTGCTGATATTAAAACATTAGGAAAAGGAGCAAAGG AGACATTTCAGATCATGAAGCAGACGCGAGCTCACGAGGGCAGTGTTTTCGCTATGTGCGTCCTGCAGGGTGGAGCTATACTCAGTGGTGGTGGCAAGGACCGCAAGATCATCCGCTGGAGTGCAGACCTGGCACCTGAAAGAGAGTGCGAG ATTTCTGAGAAATTTGGCGCAGTCCGCACCATTGCGGATGTAGATGGAGAGGAACTGCTCGTTGGCACAACACGAAATGCAATCCTAAGAGGAACATTTTCGGATGGGTTTGTGGCCATTGTACAG GGTCATGTGGATGAAATGTGGGGTCTGGCCACACACCCCACTCAGAACATATTTCTTAGCTGTGGAAATGATCGCCAAGTGTGTGTGTGGAATGCAGAGGACCACAAACTGGACTGGTGCACAACACTAGAG GAATCTGGTCTGTGCGCTGATTTCAGCCCAAATGGAGCTGTCGTCTCTGTTGGACTGAGTACTGGAAG ATGGGTTGTACTGGATCTGCAAACCAAGGAAGTGGTGTTAGACCTGATTGATGGCAATGAGCAGCTGTCCGTAATGAGATACTCACCAG ATGGCAGCTTTTTGGCAGTTGGTTCCCATGACAACTTCATCTACATTTACAGCGTCACCGAGGGTGGCCGGCGTTATACGCGATTCGGAAAGTGCACA GGGCACTCCAGTTTCATTACTCATCTCGACTGGTCCAAAGATGGAAAGTACATCATGTCCAACTCTGGCGATTATGAAATTCTATACT GGGATGTTGCAAGCGGCTGCAAGCTGTTGAGGAACCGGTTTGAGAGTAAAGATCGAGAGTGGGCGTCCTATACCTGTGTTCTTGGATTCCACGTCATGG GTGTGTGGCTCGAGGGATCAGATGGGACAGACATCAATGCCTTGTGTCGGTCACACAGTGAGAGAATGGTGGCAGTAGCTGATGACTTCTGTAAGGTTCATTTGTTCCAGTATCCATGTCCCAAACCAAAG GCTCCAAGTTATAAGTATGAGGGCCATGGCAGTCATGTGACCAACGTTCGATTCACACATAATGACAGTCACCTTCTGTCAATGGGCGGGAAAGACACCTGCATCCTCCAGTGGCGGGTAAAAGGGACAGGGATTGGAGACCATCCCAAAGAACATCTAGCTTCTTCCTCGTCTCTCTACTCTTCCTCTAGCTCTCCAGAGAATGGAACTTAG
- the eml3 gene encoding echinoderm microtubule-associated protein-like 3 isoform X2, which yields MDGSTNSLDDVSAESSTEFPDRLSLMEVRLQAQEDEITLLKSSLADALRKLRLHDQQIPLLKQQLIAVNPAAARVLNQSWNVDGFSKSCRLSTSSLDGFHHSSNRVRRNSEKSRDSQDKTKQRLSKKAASSTNLLTRSPSLESRAKDLISSTGSQGSRRGTQSQSIKMFIRGRPITMYIPSNILNYEELKMDLPSQKLDLDWVYGYRGRDCRANLYLLPSGEAVYFIACVVVLYHFNSQTQRHYQKHTDCVRCLAIHPDKVRVASGQTAGVDKDGKPLQPFVHIWDSKTLVTLQKIGLGTFERGVGALAFSSSDGGTFLCVIDDSNEHMLSVWDWNKNIKHTEVKSTNEAVLAVDFSLTDTNNIISCGKSHVYFWTMSAGTLTKKQGIFGKYKKPKFVLCFVFSLTGDVLTGDSEGNILTWGKSAADIKTLGKGAKETFQIMKQTRAHEGSVFAMCVLQGGAILSGGGKDRKIIRWSADLAPERECEISEKFGAVRTIADVDGEELLVGTTRNAILRGTFSDGFVAIVQGHVDEMWGLATHPTQNIFLSCGNDRQVCVWNAEDHKLDWCTTLEESGLCADFSPNGAVVSVGLSTGRWVVLDLQTKEVVLDLIDGNEQLSVMRYSPDGSFLAVGSHDNFIYIYSVTEGGRRYTRFGKCTGHSSFITHLDWSKDGKYIMSNSGDYEILYWDVASGCKLLRNRFESKDREWASYTCVLGFHVMGVWLEGSDGTDINALCRSHSERMVAVADDFCKVHLFQYPCPKPKAPSYKYEGHGSHVTNVRFTHNDSHLLSMGGKDTCILQWRVKGTGIGDHPKEHLASSSSLYSSSSSPENGT from the exons TTAACCCTGCTGCAGCTCGAGTGTTAAATCAGTCCTGGAATGTGGATGGATTCTCTAAATCTTGCAGACTGTCTACAAGCTCTCTTGATGGATTTCATCACTCATCCAACAG GGTGAGGAGGAACAGTGAGAAAAGCAGAGACTCCCAAGATAAGACCAAACAGCGGCTTTCTAAGAAAGCAGCCTCCTCTACGAACTTACTCACACGATCTCCAAGTCTGGAAAG CCGGGCAAAAGACCTTATCTCCAGTACAG GATCTCAGGGGTCCAGGAGAGGAACTCAGA GTCAGTCTATCAAGATGTTCATCCGTGGACGACCAATTACCATGTACATTCCTTCAAACATTCTAAACTACGAGGAGCTGAAAATGGATCTCCCCTCACAGAAGCTGGACCTGGATTGGGT TTATGGTTACCGGGGACGGGACTGTCGAGCAAACCTTTACCTGTTGCCGTCTGGAGAAGCAGTTTATTTTATTGCGTGCGTGGTTGTTCTGTATCATTTTAACAGCCAAACACAAAGACATTATCAGAAACACACAGACTGTGTCAGATG TCTTGCCATCCACCCCGACAAGGTGCGTGTAGCATCTGGACAGACAGCGGGAGTAGACAAAGATGGCAAG CCTCTTCAGCCCTTTGTCCACATCTGGGACTCCAAAACGCTAGTGACACTGCAAAAGATCGGCCTCGGCACATTTGAGCGAGGTGTCGGAGCTTTAGCATTTTCCAGTTCA GATGGTGGTACATTCCTGTGTGTGATTGACGATTCCAATGAACACATGCTTTCTGTATGGGACTGGAATAAAAACATAAAGCATACTGAAGTCAAG AGCACTAATGAGGCAGTCTTGGCTGTGGACTTCAGCCTAACAGACACCAACAACATCATCTCCTGTGGCAAGTCCCACGTCTACTTCTGGACCATGAGCGCTGGCACGCTGACCAAGAAACAGGGCATCTTTGGA AAATACAAAAAGCCCAAGTTTGTCCTGTGCTTCGTGTTCAGTCTTACGGGTGATGTGTTGACGGGAGACTCCGAAGGGAACATTCTCACATGGGGAAAATCAGCTGCTGATATTAAAACATTAGGAAAAGGAGCAAAGG AGACATTTCAGATCATGAAGCAGACGCGAGCTCACGAGGGCAGTGTTTTCGCTATGTGCGTCCTGCAGGGTGGAGCTATACTCAGTGGTGGTGGCAAGGACCGCAAGATCATCCGCTGGAGTGCAGACCTGGCACCTGAAAGAGAGTGCGAG ATTTCTGAGAAATTTGGCGCAGTCCGCACCATTGCGGATGTAGATGGAGAGGAACTGCTCGTTGGCACAACACGAAATGCAATCCTAAGAGGAACATTTTCGGATGGGTTTGTGGCCATTGTACAG GGTCATGTGGATGAAATGTGGGGTCTGGCCACACACCCCACTCAGAACATATTTCTTAGCTGTGGAAATGATCGCCAAGTGTGTGTGTGGAATGCAGAGGACCACAAACTGGACTGGTGCACAACACTAGAG GAATCTGGTCTGTGCGCTGATTTCAGCCCAAATGGAGCTGTCGTCTCTGTTGGACTGAGTACTGGAAG ATGGGTTGTACTGGATCTGCAAACCAAGGAAGTGGTGTTAGACCTGATTGATGGCAATGAGCAGCTGTCCGTAATGAGATACTCACCAG ATGGCAGCTTTTTGGCAGTTGGTTCCCATGACAACTTCATCTACATTTACAGCGTCACCGAGGGTGGCCGGCGTTATACGCGATTCGGAAAGTGCACA GGGCACTCCAGTTTCATTACTCATCTCGACTGGTCCAAAGATGGAAAGTACATCATGTCCAACTCTGGCGATTATGAAATTCTATACT GGGATGTTGCAAGCGGCTGCAAGCTGTTGAGGAACCGGTTTGAGAGTAAAGATCGAGAGTGGGCGTCCTATACCTGTGTTCTTGGATTCCACGTCATGG GTGTGTGGCTCGAGGGATCAGATGGGACAGACATCAATGCCTTGTGTCGGTCACACAGTGAGAGAATGGTGGCAGTAGCTGATGACTTCTGTAAGGTTCATTTGTTCCAGTATCCATGTCCCAAACCAAAG GCTCCAAGTTATAAGTATGAGGGCCATGGCAGTCATGTGACCAACGTTCGATTCACACATAATGACAGTCACCTTCTGTCAATGGGCGGGAAAGACACCTGCATCCTCCAGTGGCGGGTAAAAGGGACAGGGATTGGAGACCATCCCAAAGAACATCTAGCTTCTTCCTCGTCTCTCTACTCTTCCTCTAGCTCTCCAGAGAATGGAACTTAG